The following coding sequences are from one Lolium rigidum isolate FL_2022 chromosome 6, APGP_CSIRO_Lrig_0.1, whole genome shotgun sequence window:
- the LOC124661242 gene encoding chloroplastic group IIB intron splicing facilitator CRS2, chloroplastic-like, with amino-acid sequence MSLAMATPTAAAHLASPRPLSSFSTTPRRRHLAAPSRGVRLASVPDPGAGPLEYTPWLIAGLGNPGAKYHGTRHNVGFEMVDRIAREEGIAMNTIQSKSLLGVGSVGDVPVLLVKPQSYMNYCGEAIGPLAAYYQVPLRHILVIYDETSLPNGVLRVQRKGGHGRHNGLQNVIENLDGCREFPRLSIGIGSPPGKMDARAFLLQKFSSEERVQIDTALEQGVDAVRTLVLKGFSGSIERFNLVQKYKFNRV; translated from the exons ATGTCGCTCGCCATGGCcactcccaccgccgccgcccacctcgcctcaccgcgccccctctcctccttctccaccaccccccgccgccgccacctcgccgccccGAGCCGCGGCGTCCGCCTCGCCTCCGTCCCCGACCCCGGGGCGGGGCCGCTGGAGTACACGCCCTGGCTCATCGCCGGCCTCGGCAACCCCGGCGCCAAGTACCACGGCACGCGCCACAAC GTGGGGTTCGAGATGGTGGACCGCATCGCGCGGGAGGAAGGCATCGCCATGAACACCATCCAGTCCAAGTCCCTGCTCGGAGTAG GTTCAGTTGGGGATGTCCCAGTGTTGCTGGTAAAGccacaatcatacatgaattacTGTGGTGAAGCA ATTGGACCGCTTGCTGCCTATTACCAAGTACCTCTGCGACACATTCTTGTG ATTTATGATGAGACGAGTCTGCCCAATGGTGTATTGCGAGTTCAACGGAAAGGTGGTCATGGCCGCCATAATGG CTTACAGAACGTAATTGAGAATTTGGATGGATGCCGGGAGTTTCCTCGTTTATCGATAG GCATTGGTAGCCCACCTGGTAAAATGGATGCACGAGCTTTTCTTCTGCAAAAGTTTAGTTCAGAGGAACGTGTTCAG ATTGACACCGCGTTGGAGCAAGGGGTGGATGCTGTGAGGACTCTGGTGCTCAAGGGTTTTAGTGGAAGTATTGAGAGATTCAATCTGGTGCAGAAGTACAAGTTCAACAGGGTTTGA